Proteins from one Deinococcus seoulensis genomic window:
- a CDS encoding GNAT family N-acetyltransferase, which translates to MTHDHTPTVRRNDETHRYELTDQTGTLLGFAEFRPAGDHAVMLPHTEVMPGHEGEGLGSLLARAALDDVRAQGKHAVPMCPFIAAFIREHREYLDLVQPEQRGVFKL; encoded by the coding sequence ATGACCCACGACCACACCCCCACCGTCCGCCGCAACGACGAAACCCACCGCTACGAACTGACCGACCAGACCGGCACCCTGCTGGGCTTCGCCGAATTCCGCCCCGCCGGAGACCACGCCGTCATGCTCCCCCACACCGAGGTCATGCCCGGCCACGAGGGCGAAGGCCTGGGCAGCCTGCTGGCCCGCGCCGCCCTCGACGACGTGCGCGCCCAGGGCAAACACGCCGTTCCCATGTGCCCCTTCATCGCCGCGTTCATCCGCGAACACCGCGAGTACCTGGACCTCGTGCAGCCCGAACAGCGCGGCGTGTTCAAACTCTGA
- a CDS encoding metal-sensitive transcriptional regulator: MTTDTTPNPQTPPAAAPPLTETDTRVLLRLRRIEGQVRGLQRMIEEGRDCHDILTQLSGVRSALDAAGEQILEQYAGGCRARPGETVTPQDVVRAVKLLRR; the protein is encoded by the coding sequence ATGACCACCGACACGACCCCCAACCCCCAGACCCCACCGGCCGCCGCGCCCCCCCTCACCGAAACCGACACCCGCGTCCTGCTGCGCCTGCGCCGCATCGAGGGACAGGTGCGCGGCCTGCAACGCATGATCGAGGAAGGCCGTGACTGCCACGACATCCTCACCCAACTCAGCGGCGTACGCAGCGCCCTCGACGCCGCCGGAGAGCAGATCCTCGAACAGTACGCCGGAGGCTGCCGCGCCCGCCCCGGCGAGACCGTCACGCCGCAGGACGTCGTCCGCGCCGTGAAACTGCTCCGCCGCTGA
- the trxA gene encoding thioredoxin — protein sequence MSDILTCAHCGARNRVQTVPDAQVPVCARCGQPLPWLVTGTDATFTQDIRASVPVIVDFWAPWCGPCRVIAPALETLVKERAGTLKIVKVNVDDQPQAPGLHAVQGIPTLLVFQNGEVAGRQVGAVGLPELRAWLDRSVPTK from the coding sequence ATGAGCGACATTCTGACCTGCGCCCACTGCGGCGCCAGGAATCGCGTGCAGACCGTCCCGGACGCACAGGTGCCCGTGTGCGCCCGCTGCGGCCAGCCGCTCCCGTGGCTGGTCACCGGGACCGACGCGACCTTCACGCAGGACATCCGGGCGTCCGTGCCGGTCATCGTGGATTTCTGGGCACCCTGGTGCGGCCCGTGCCGCGTGATCGCCCCCGCCCTGGAAACACTCGTCAAGGAACGCGCCGGAACCCTCAAGATCGTGAAAGTGAACGTCGACGACCAGCCGCAGGCCCCCGGCCTTCACGCCGTGCAGGGCATCCCCACCCTGCTGGTCTTCCAGAACGGTGAGGTCGCCGGGCGTCAGGTCGGAGCCGTGGGCCTGCCCGAACTGCGGGCGTGGCTGGACCGCAGCGTGCCCACGAAGTAA
- the kynU gene encoding kynureninase — protein MTNIDATNTDVQTAQPQPTSVHARIGAALTGAAIPADLLDLDARDPLAHKREEFTLPGGVVYLDGNSLGALPRAVPERLQRVAAQEWGDALIRSWGAGAAEGRDWMNLPDRVAAKIAPLIGALPHEVAVTDSTGVNTFKVLAAALKLAPAGRRVILTDAENFPTDLYIAQGLLDLLGGGYELRRVNPDALGEHLTADVAALLLTEVDYRTGRRLDMAAVTAQARAAGVLTVWDLAHSAGAFPVDLRGAGADFAVGCGYKFLNGGPGAPSFLFVSERHLGAMNAAPVAISGWMGHADPFEMDRAFTPAPGARRFVPGTPMVLSLSALDSALDVFEGVDLHALRAKSLSLTDTFIRLMEPLCARFPLTLVTPQEHVRRGSQVSYRHPQAREVMADLIGGGVIGDYRTPDILRFGFTPLYHSHADVARAVAGVQAALEARA, from the coding sequence ATGACGAATATCGATGCGACGAACACTGATGTCCAGACCGCCCAGCCTCAGCCCACCTCCGTGCACGCGCGGATTGGTGCGGCGCTGACCGGGGCCGCCATTCCTGCCGACCTGCTGGACCTGGACGCCCGCGACCCGCTGGCCCACAAGCGTGAGGAATTCACGCTGCCGGGCGGCGTGGTGTACCTGGACGGCAACAGCCTGGGGGCGCTGCCGCGCGCCGTGCCGGAGCGGTTGCAGCGGGTCGCGGCGCAGGAGTGGGGCGACGCCCTGATCCGCTCGTGGGGTGCCGGGGCCGCAGAGGGGCGCGACTGGATGAACCTGCCGGACCGGGTGGCCGCGAAGATCGCGCCGCTGATCGGCGCGCTCCCGCACGAGGTGGCGGTGACGGACAGCACGGGCGTGAACACCTTCAAGGTGCTGGCCGCCGCGCTGAAACTCGCCCCGGCGGGGCGCCGCGTGATCCTGACGGACGCCGAGAACTTCCCCACCGACCTGTACATCGCGCAGGGACTACTGGACCTGCTGGGCGGCGGGTACGAACTGCGGCGCGTGAACCCCGACGCCCTGGGCGAGCACCTGACGGCGGACGTGGCGGCGCTGCTGCTGACCGAGGTGGATTACCGCACGGGCCGCCGCCTGGACATGGCGGCCGTCACGGCGCAGGCGCGCGCGGCGGGCGTCCTGACCGTGTGGGACCTGGCGCACTCGGCCGGGGCGTTCCCGGTGGACCTGCGCGGCGCGGGCGCGGATTTCGCGGTGGGCTGCGGGTACAAGTTCCTGAACGGCGGCCCCGGCGCGCCGTCGTTCCTGTTCGTCTCCGAGCGGCACCTGGGCGCCATGAACGCGGCGCCCGTGGCGATCAGCGGCTGGATGGGGCACGCCGATCCGTTCGAGATGGACCGTGCGTTCACGCCCGCGCCCGGCGCGCGCCGTTTCGTGCCGGGCACGCCGATGGTCCTGAGCCTCAGCGCTCTGGACAGCGCCCTGGACGTGTTCGAGGGCGTGGACCTGCACGCGCTGCGCGCCAAGAGCCTGTCGCTGACCGACACCTTCATCCGGCTGATGGAGCCGCTGTGCGCCCGCTTCCCGCTGACGCTGGTGACGCCGCAGGAGCACGTGCGGCGCGGCTCGCAGGTCAGTTACCGGCACCCGCAGGCGCGTGAGGTCATGGCGGACCTGATCGGGGGCGGCGTGATCGGCGATTACCGCACGCCGGACATCCTGCGTTTCGGGTTCACGCCGCTGTACCACTCGCACGCGGACGTGGCGCGCGCCGTGGCGGGCGTGCAGGCCGCGCTGGAGGCCCGCGCGTGA
- a CDS encoding tryptophan 2,3-dioxygenase: MDFTRSLSYGDYLQLDTLKSAHRPVTDAHDEHLFIAVHHVSEVWLDLIIRELRAAMEQLSQGITDAPLKGLTRVVRAQEQLTNAWEVLKTMTPADYLSFRDAFGQASGFQSSSYRMVEFLLGNRHAVLARPHEHRPDLHAPLLAALEGPSVYDLTLRLLAARGLPVPPEVLGRDLTLPPTLNEDVLNAWITVYRQPDTYWDLYELAEKLLDVEDNFRRWRFNHLTTVERTIGFKRGSGGTSGAGYLRRALETVLFPELWEVRTRL; encoded by the coding sequence ATGGACTTCACCCGCAGCCTCAGTTACGGCGACTACCTGCAACTCGACACCCTGAAGAGCGCGCACCGGCCCGTCACGGACGCGCACGACGAGCACCTGTTCATCGCCGTGCATCACGTTTCGGAGGTCTGGCTGGACCTGATCATCCGCGAGTTGCGCGCCGCGATGGAGCAGCTCTCGCAGGGCATCACGGACGCGCCCCTGAAGGGCCTGACCCGCGTGGTGCGCGCGCAGGAGCAACTCACGAACGCGTGGGAGGTCCTGAAGACCATGACGCCCGCCGATTACCTGTCCTTCCGGGACGCGTTCGGGCAGGCGTCCGGCTTTCAGAGTTCCTCGTACCGGATGGTGGAATTCCTGCTCGGGAACCGGCACGCGGTCCTGGCCCGCCCGCACGAGCACCGCCCGGACCTGCACGCACCCCTCCTGGCCGCGCTGGAAGGCCCCAGCGTGTACGACCTGACGCTGCGCCTGCTCGCCGCGCGGGGTCTGCCGGTTCCCCCGGAAGTCCTGGGCCGCGACCTCACCCTGCCGCCCACCCTGAACGAGGACGTGCTGAACGCCTGGATCACCGTGTACCGCCAGCCCGACACCTACTGGGACCTGTACGAACTGGCCGAGAAGCTGCTGGACGTCGAGGACAACTTCCGCCGCTGGCGCTTCAATCACCTGACCACCGTGGAACGCACCATCGGGTTCAAACGCGGGTCCGGCGGGACCAGCGGGGCCGGGTACCTGCGCCGCGCCCTGGAAACCGTGCTGTTCCCGGAACTGTGGGAGGTCCGCACCCGCCTCTAG
- a CDS encoding EAL domain-containing protein: protein MSDDARPDLPAVSGALPARPSLRVLIVEDSEEDAWTYQHLLRRAAPQVQCTVLGMGADAVEYLRRETPDCVLLDFNLPDMTGLEVLAEARPSCAVVMLTGVGDEQVAVLAMNAGAQDYVVKSTLSAAGLLRDLERAVEKYRLQRELTVSRERMQAALGSVDDSLLSLDHDLNLLYLNPAAQRLLSLPEGTLSHAELTGHAGWMFADTFLKVLRRALKTGERQETELKGPQGQWLDSRVYPSPGGLTVTLRDVTQRRSEEERLRLLESVTVNAREAVVISEAEPVVGEGPRVVYVNEAFTRMTGYAPEEIIGRTPRILQGPGSDRATLDRVRANLLSWTPVDEVVQNYHKDGTPIWVHLSIVPVANTRGWFTHWVSVQRDVTQEMQRERRDRMRRELLEQAAAGRPVDDLLNGLCRLIWLDLNSLTVAAWLREDSLLTLRASVNSDADALRASAQRGVTQVDLQHDDGVCATVVRTRQPVIVDDIRRESLVMHRGAREALLAGGLHAMWGLPILSSHADQPPLGVFTVFSETPRTPTQTELAALQDLTGLASLLLERALAQREMQRLAMYDSLTGLPNRALYLEYLTQALSRSTHDGERLAVGLLDLDRFKVINDTLGHSAGDELLVQVARRLRRTFRPSDVVARMGGDEFTLILPFGNDPGVFRSGVQNRLTSCFQAPFHVQGQELFVGASLGLAFTPDHGTDSDTLLSAADLAMYRAKRTGSGVAVFDPAATALQPGTVSLETDLYRALERDELELHYQPLFRAGTRELIGAEALCRWRHARLGMVSPAEFIPLAENTGLILPIGAWVLNEACRQLAEWHRTHPQLQMSVNLSPRQFWNPQLVETVRAAIAAHNIPPGRLVLEITESVLMNVPDAEATLRRLRALGVALSLDDFGTGYSSLSYLNRFPLTALKIDRSFLRSVTGNPDGTAEKIIQAVMLLSHALNLHVTTEGIETPEQAAFIESVGGDTLQGFLLGRPVPAGQFRLPD, encoded by the coding sequence ATGTCTGACGATGCCCGCCCCGACCTCCCGGCTGTGAGCGGCGCGTTGCCAGCACGGCCCAGCCTGAGGGTCCTGATCGTCGAGGACAGCGAGGAGGACGCCTGGACGTACCAGCATCTGCTGCGGCGCGCGGCCCCGCAGGTGCAGTGCACGGTCCTGGGCATGGGCGCCGACGCCGTGGAGTACCTGCGCCGCGAGACGCCGGACTGCGTGCTGCTGGACTTCAACCTGCCGGACATGACCGGCCTGGAGGTCCTGGCCGAGGCGCGGCCCAGTTGCGCGGTCGTGATGCTGACCGGCGTGGGCGACGAGCAGGTGGCGGTACTGGCCATGAACGCCGGGGCGCAGGACTACGTGGTGAAATCCACCCTGAGCGCCGCCGGGTTGCTGCGTGACCTGGAACGCGCCGTCGAGAAGTACCGCCTGCAACGCGAACTGACCGTGTCGCGCGAGCGGATGCAGGCGGCGCTGGGCAGCGTGGACGACAGCCTGCTGAGCCTGGACCATGACCTGAACCTGCTGTACCTGAACCCGGCCGCGCAGCGCCTGCTGAGCCTGCCGGAAGGCACCCTGAGCCACGCCGAACTGACCGGGCACGCCGGGTGGATGTTCGCCGACACGTTCCTGAAGGTGCTGCGGCGCGCCCTGAAGACAGGCGAGCGACAGGAAACCGAACTGAAAGGCCCGCAGGGACAGTGGCTGGACTCGCGGGTGTACCCCAGTCCGGGCGGCCTGACCGTCACGCTGCGGGACGTGACGCAGCGGCGCAGCGAGGAGGAGCGTCTGCGGCTGCTGGAGAGCGTGACCGTGAACGCCCGCGAGGCCGTCGTGATCTCGGAGGCCGAACCGGTCGTCGGGGAGGGGCCGCGCGTGGTGTACGTGAACGAGGCCTTCACGCGCATGACCGGGTACGCGCCCGAGGAGATCATCGGGCGCACGCCACGCATCCTGCAGGGACCGGGCTCGGACCGCGCGACCCTGGACCGCGTCCGCGCGAACCTGCTGTCCTGGACGCCCGTGGACGAGGTGGTGCAGAACTACCACAAGGACGGCACGCCCATCTGGGTACACCTGAGCATCGTGCCGGTCGCCAACACCCGCGGCTGGTTCACGCACTGGGTCAGCGTGCAGCGCGACGTGACGCAGGAGATGCAGCGCGAACGCCGCGACCGCATGCGGCGCGAACTGCTGGAACAGGCCGCCGCGGGCCGACCCGTGGATGACCTGCTCAACGGCCTGTGCCGCCTGATCTGGCTGGACCTGAACAGCCTGACGGTCGCGGCGTGGCTGCGCGAGGACTCGCTGCTGACCCTGCGCGCCAGCGTGAACTCGGACGCGGACGCCCTGCGCGCCTCGGCTCAGCGCGGCGTGACGCAGGTGGACCTGCAACACGACGACGGCGTGTGCGCGACGGTGGTCCGCACCCGCCAGCCCGTGATCGTGGACGACATACGCCGGGAGAGCCTGGTCATGCACCGGGGCGCACGCGAGGCCCTGCTGGCCGGCGGGCTGCACGCCATGTGGGGCCTGCCGATCCTGTCCAGTCACGCCGACCAGCCGCCGCTGGGCGTGTTCACGGTGTTCAGCGAGACGCCCCGCACGCCCACCCAGACGGAACTGGCGGCCCTGCAGGACCTGACCGGGCTGGCCTCGCTGCTGCTGGAACGCGCGCTGGCGCAACGCGAGATGCAGCGACTGGCGATGTACGACAGCCTGACGGGCCTGCCGAACCGCGCGCTGTACCTGGAGTACCTGACGCAGGCGCTGAGCCGCAGCACGCATGACGGCGAACGGCTGGCGGTGGGGCTGCTGGACCTCGACCGCTTCAAGGTCATCAACGACACCCTGGGGCACAGCGCCGGGGATGAACTGCTGGTGCAGGTCGCGCGGCGCCTGCGCCGCACCTTCCGCCCGTCGGACGTGGTGGCCCGCATGGGCGGCGACGAGTTCACGCTGATCCTGCCGTTCGGGAACGATCCCGGCGTCTTCCGCAGCGGCGTGCAGAACCGCCTGACCAGTTGCTTTCAGGCGCCGTTCCACGTGCAGGGCCAGGAGTTGTTCGTCGGGGCGAGCCTGGGACTGGCGTTCACGCCCGATCACGGCACCGACAGTGACACGCTGCTGAGCGCCGCCGACCTCGCCATGTACCGCGCCAAACGCACGGGCAGCGGCGTGGCCGTGTTCGACCCGGCCGCGACCGCCCTGCAACCCGGCACGGTCAGCCTGGAAACCGACCTGTACCGCGCGCTGGAACGCGACGAACTCGAACTGCACTACCAGCCGCTGTTCCGCGCCGGAACGCGCGAACTGATCGGCGCCGAGGCCCTGTGCCGCTGGCGGCACGCGCGCCTGGGCATGGTCTCCCCGGCCGAGTTCATTCCGCTGGCCGAGAACACCGGCCTGATCCTGCCGATCGGCGCGTGGGTACTGAACGAGGCGTGCCGTCAGCTGGCCGAGTGGCACCGCACGCACCCGCAGTTGCAGATGAGCGTGAACCTCAGCCCCCGGCAGTTCTGGAATCCTCAACTGGTCGAGACGGTCCGGGCCGCCATCGCCGCGCACAACATTCCACCCGGGCGACTGGTGCTGGAAATCACGGAGAGCGTCCTGATGAACGTCCCGGACGCCGAGGCCACCCTCCGGCGCCTGCGGGCGCTGGGCGTGGCGCTGTCCCTGGACGATTTCGGCACCGGGTACAGCAGCCTCAGTTACCTGAACCGCTTCCCGCTGACCGCCCTGAAGATCGACCGTTCGTTCCTGCGTTCCGTGACCGGCAACCCGGACGGCACCGCCGAGAAGATCATCCAGGCCGTCATGCTGCTGTCGCACGCGCTGAACCTGCACGTGACCACCGAGGGCATCGAGACGCCCGAACAGGCCGCGTTCATCGAATCGGTCGGCGGTGACACCCTCCAGGGCTTCCTGCTGGGCCGCCCCGTCCCGGCCGGGCAGTTCCGGCTGCCGGACTGA
- a CDS encoding efflux RND transporter permease subunit: MSTHDSDDFRDIPGATLPDGTPEPTIHPLVRFSVKNYVFSIGIFVMLVLAGLVTTFRLGVELLPNFEVPILAVSTGYPGANPDQVDREVSRKIEDAISTLAGVTDINTTSVSNQSAVVITFSDDTDIDGAANSVSQAVAAIRGSLPDGSNAPVVQKFDPNATPILTLALLGGSNPPAQVTTYAEDVLVPRLERVEGVADVSVSGGPERKVQVLLDPAKLQAFNLSPARVTQAIGASALDLPAGTVERGGVQTQFSTRNTPKSAADVGRITVDAQTGLQVSDVASVRDGAVTASSLARVNGQPAVLLSVRKGSGTNSVAVADNVRAAMEAQPLPAGYSLSLASDTTTETRATVSDTFKEFLIAVAAVGVICLLFLGRLNTVLAVILAIPISISAAPLLFGLLGFTFNIISLLAIIVAIGIVVDDSIVVAENVQRYRDLGYSQLRSVLLGGSEVFSAVTAASFSLLAVLIPLSLMPGILGQFFSQFGLGIAAAIVLSWLESLLFLTVRMAYTRDPDPVTWAQVPGVLGRFPAMFMDALRGVRTPAGLLWLALAGAGVSFALSRTALGVPGAVIVAAVIAPLVVAVARYLLTSLFALLEALTGTLHGFTNRAVARVARSYARGLNRALNVPWAVMLVALVFLLTAPLALRGVGFAFTPKTDSGVMTVTLSLPTGTDLNATNRLTRQVEDRLLASPNVRLLETSVGAGSATGGNNSSESALTVTLIDRAERPAIEELVAQFNRELTPLVAAVPGTELTVGTQQNGPGGSADISLALTAPNQALLIEKNRELVRLLAQDPNLRTVESSLSATRQERTFIPDATRLSGTGLSATDVAQALRTYNDGSTAGSVRDGDRSIDIVVRLDPSRIQDEQSLLSQTVYSSGLNANLPLSQLGAFEVSQAPATLSRLNKAYTASIDINLKPGGPNAFAYQREIVASAEKAGILTDGVTLGNASSFGSAGLTGDLVFYGPVLMVVAILLTYLVLGSQFNSFRYPIYLQLPIPLAVVGALWSLNFFGADLDVITVLGMVILLGLSTKNSILYLEFVTERARSLPLREALIEAAELRFRPILMTTLTVLVISIPLILGQGDGAEFRRGLGIVILGGVVTSTLLTFFVVPTVFWQFERRRQKPVAPTAPEGTLAAGD; encoded by the coding sequence GTGAGCACGCACGACTCCGACGACTTCCGGGATATTCCCGGCGCGACCCTGCCGGACGGCACACCGGAACCCACCATTCACCCGCTAGTACGCTTCAGCGTGAAGAACTACGTGTTCTCCATCGGTATCTTCGTGATGCTGGTGCTGGCCGGGCTGGTCACGACCTTCCGGCTGGGCGTGGAACTGCTTCCGAACTTCGAGGTGCCGATCCTGGCGGTCAGTACCGGCTACCCCGGCGCGAACCCCGATCAGGTGGACCGCGAGGTCAGCCGCAAGATCGAGGACGCCATCAGCACCCTGGCGGGCGTGACGGACATCAACACCACGTCGGTCAGTAACCAGTCGGCGGTCGTGATCACGTTCAGCGACGACACCGACATCGACGGGGCCGCGAACTCGGTATCGCAGGCGGTCGCCGCGATCCGCGGGAGTCTGCCGGACGGCAGTAACGCCCCGGTCGTGCAGAAGTTCGACCCGAACGCCACGCCGATCCTGACGCTGGCACTGCTGGGCGGCAGCAACCCCCCGGCGCAGGTCACCACCTACGCCGAGGACGTGCTCGTACCCCGCCTGGAACGCGTGGAGGGCGTCGCGGACGTCAGTGTCAGCGGCGGCCCGGAACGCAAGGTGCAGGTGCTGCTGGACCCCGCCAAACTGCAGGCGTTCAACCTGTCGCCCGCGCGGGTCACGCAGGCCATCGGCGCCAGCGCCCTGGACCTCCCGGCCGGGACGGTCGAGCGGGGCGGCGTGCAGACGCAGTTCTCGACCCGCAACACCCCCAAGAGCGCCGCCGACGTGGGCCGCATCACGGTGGACGCCCAGACGGGCCTGCAGGTCTCCGACGTGGCCAGCGTGCGCGACGGCGCCGTGACCGCCAGCAGCCTGGCGCGCGTGAACGGGCAACCGGCCGTGCTGCTCAGCGTCCGTAAGGGCAGCGGCACGAACTCGGTGGCCGTGGCGGACAACGTGCGCGCCGCGATGGAAGCGCAGCCGCTCCCGGCCGGGTACAGCCTGTCCCTGGCGAGCGACACGACCACCGAGACCCGCGCGACCGTCAGTGACACCTTCAAGGAATTCCTGATCGCCGTGGCTGCCGTGGGCGTCATCTGCCTGCTGTTCCTGGGTCGCCTGAACACCGTGCTGGCCGTGATCCTGGCGATTCCGATCTCGATCAGCGCCGCGCCGCTGCTGTTCGGGCTGCTGGGGTTCACGTTCAACATCATCTCGCTGCTGGCGATCATCGTGGCGATCGGGATCGTGGTGGACGACTCGATCGTGGTGGCCGAGAACGTGCAGCGTTACCGCGACCTGGGGTACTCGCAGCTGCGCAGCGTGCTGCTGGGCGGCAGCGAGGTCTTCAGCGCCGTGACCGCCGCGAGCTTCTCGCTGCTGGCCGTGCTGATCCCCCTGAGCCTGATGCCGGGCATCCTGGGGCAGTTCTTCAGTCAGTTCGGGCTGGGCATCGCGGCCGCCATCGTGCTGTCGTGGCTGGAAAGCCTGCTGTTCCTGACGGTCCGCATGGCGTACACCCGCGACCCGGACCCCGTCACGTGGGCGCAGGTGCCGGGCGTGCTGGGCCGCTTCCCGGCCATGTTCATGGACGCCCTGCGCGGCGTGCGCACGCCCGCCGGGCTGCTGTGGCTGGCCCTGGCCGGCGCGGGCGTGTCGTTCGCGCTGTCCCGCACGGCGCTGGGCGTGCCGGGCGCCGTGATCGTGGCGGCCGTGATCGCGCCGCTGGTCGTGGCCGTCGCCCGGTACCTGCTGACCAGCCTGTTCGCGCTGCTCGAGGCCCTGACCGGCACCCTGCACGGCTTCACGAACCGCGCCGTGGCCCGCGTGGCCCGCTCGTACGCGCGGGGCCTGAACCGCGCCCTGAACGTCCCGTGGGCGGTCATGCTGGTCGCGCTGGTGTTCCTGCTCACGGCCCCGCTGGCCCTCAGGGGCGTGGGCTTCGCGTTCACGCCCAAGACCGACAGCGGCGTGATGACCGTCACGCTGAGCCTGCCGACCGGCACGGACCTGAACGCCACCAACCGCCTGACCCGGCAGGTCGAGGACCGCCTGCTGGCCAGCCCGAACGTGCGCCTGCTGGAAACCAGCGTGGGGGCCGGGAGCGCCACCGGCGGGAACAACTCCAGTGAGAGCGCCCTGACCGTCACGCTGATCGACCGGGCCGAACGCCCGGCCATCGAGGAACTCGTCGCGCAGTTCAACCGGGAACTCACGCCGCTGGTGGCGGCCGTGCCCGGCACGGAACTGACGGTCGGCACGCAGCAGAACGGCCCCGGCGGCAGCGCCGACATCAGCCTCGCGCTGACCGCGCCGAACCAGGCGCTGCTGATCGAGAAGAACCGCGAACTCGTGCGGCTGCTCGCGCAGGACCCGAACCTGAGGACCGTGGAGAGCAGCCTGAGCGCCACCCGCCAGGAACGCACCTTCATTCCCGACGCCACCCGCCTGTCCGGCACGGGCCTGAGCGCCACCGACGTGGCCCAGGCGCTGCGCACCTACAACGACGGCAGCACCGCCGGAAGTGTCCGCGACGGCGACCGCAGCATCGACATCGTGGTGCGCCTGGACCCGTCCCGCATTCAGGACGAGCAGAGCCTGCTGTCGCAGACGGTGTACTCCAGCGGCCTGAACGCCAACCTGCCGCTGTCTCAGCTGGGGGCCTTCGAGGTCTCGCAGGCGCCCGCCACCCTCAGCCGCCTGAACAAGGCGTACACGGCCAGCATCGACATCAACCTGAAACCCGGCGGCCCGAACGCCTTCGCGTACCAGCGCGAGATCGTCGCCAGCGCCGAGAAGGCAGGCATCCTGACGGACGGCGTGACCCTCGGGAACGCCAGTTCCTTCGGCAGCGCCGGACTGACCGGCGACCTGGTGTTCTACGGCCCGGTCCTGATGGTCGTGGCGATCCTCCTGACGTACCTGGTGCTGGGCAGCCAGTTCAACTCGTTCCGGTACCCGATCTACCTGCAACTCCCGATTCCGCTGGCGGTCGTGGGCGCGCTGTGGAGCCTGAACTTCTTCGGCGCGGACCTGGATGTCATCACGGTGCTGGGCATGGTGATCCTGCTGGGCCTGAGCACCAAGAACTCGATCCTGTACCTGGAGTTCGTGACGGAACGCGCCCGCAGCCTGCCGCTGCGTGAGGCGCTGATCGAGGCGGCCGAACTGCGCTTCCGGCCGATCCTGATGACCACCCTGACCGTCCTGGTGATCAGCATTCCGCTGATCCTGGGCCAGGGCGACGGCGCCGAATTCCGCCGGGGTCTGGGGATCGTGATCCTGGGCGGCGTGGTGACCAGTACGCTGCTGACCTTCTTCGTGGTGCCCACGGTGTTCTGGCAGTTCGAACGCCGCCGCCAGAAGCCCGTCGCGCCCACCGCGCCGGAAGGGACGCTGGCTGCCGGGGACTGA
- a CDS encoding efflux RND transporter periplasmic adaptor subunit, with the protein MSGAPTRFMAARRPAAQLTLAALLSAALAACAAPGQTDAAPGTTPGTEAAAPTTNDLDAAPPKTTTLDVTVVQATSGTLNVQRSASAVIEAQRDSQVAAQSGGNVRAVLVSEGDRVNRGDVLVQLDDTQQRQALENARLQVQQAQINLDQTRTNTSQATAALSASVTSAQAALAQAQSSAQSAETLYGLGGVSLADLQAARSQLAQAQSALAQARNNLAQNGSSASGSVPLQQASLKSAQASVAQAEENLARTAVRAPFSGTVASLAVSVGEFAAQGSAVARLVDPGSIRAKFSVPSGDALALKDGTRLNLGYGGVNYVAVVTGTPNIAGTNRLVPVTARVQGGEALPVGATAQARYRNTLGTGVLVPSSAVQVDGGQNTVYVVSDGVAQLTPVTVVAESGGQVALRGVQAGQEIITPVPASLQDGAKVKVARAAAEATEGGAP; encoded by the coding sequence ATGAGCGGCGCACCCACCCGGTTCATGGCGGCCCGCCGCCCCGCCGCGCAGCTGACGCTGGCCGCGCTGCTCAGCGCCGCGCTGGCCGCCTGCGCCGCGCCCGGCCAGACCGACGCCGCGCCCGGCACCACGCCCGGCACGGAGGCCGCCGCACCCACCACCAACGACCTGGACGCCGCGCCGCCCAAGACCACCACCCTGGACGTGACGGTCGTGCAGGCCACCAGCGGCACCCTGAACGTGCAGCGCAGCGCGTCGGCGGTGATCGAGGCGCAGCGGGACTCGCAGGTCGCCGCGCAGAGCGGCGGGAACGTGCGCGCCGTGCTGGTCAGCGAGGGCGACCGCGTGAACCGGGGCGACGTGCTGGTGCAGCTGGACGACACGCAGCAGCGGCAGGCGCTGGAGAACGCGCGCCTGCAGGTGCAGCAGGCGCAGATCAACCTGGATCAGACGCGCACGAACACCAGTCAGGCGACGGCCGCGCTGAGCGCCTCGGTCACGTCCGCGCAGGCGGCGCTGGCGCAGGCGCAGAGCAGCGCGCAGAGCGCCGAGACGCTGTACGGGCTGGGCGGCGTGAGCCTCGCGGACCTGCAGGCGGCCCGCTCGCAGCTGGCGCAGGCGCAGAGCGCGCTGGCGCAGGCACGCAACAACCTCGCGCAGAACGGTAGCAGCGCCAGCGGCAGCGTGCCGCTGCAACAGGCCAGCCTGAAATCCGCGCAGGCCAGCGTCGCGCAGGCCGAGGAGAACCTGGCCCGCACGGCGGTCCGCGCGCCGTTCTCCGGGACGGTCGCCAGCCTCGCGGTCAGCGTGGGCGAGTTCGCCGCGCAGGGCTCGGCGGTGGCGCGACTGGTCGATCCGGGCAGCATCCGCGCGAAGTTCAGCGTGCCCAGCGGCGACGCACTGGCCCTCAAGGACGGCACGCGCCTGAACCTGGGGTACGGCGGCGTGAACTACGTGGCGGTCGTGACGGGCACGCCCAACATCGCGGGCACCAACCGGCTGGTGCCGGTCACGGCGCGCGTGCAGGGCGGCGAGGCGCTGCCGGTCGGCGCGACCGCGCAGGCCCGCTACCGCAACACGCTGGGCACGGGCGTCCTGGTGCCCAGCAGCGCCGTGCAGGTGGACGGCGGGCAGAACACGGTGTACGTCGTCTCGGACGGCGTGGCGCAGCTGACGCCCGTGACGGTCGTGGCCGAGAGCGGCGGTCAGGTGGCGCTGCGCGGCGTGCAGGCCGGGCAGGAGATCATCACGCCCGTTCCGGCCAGCCTGCAGGACGGCGCGAAGGTGAAAGTCGCCCGCGCGGCCGCTGAAGCGACCGAAGGCGGCGCGCCGTGA